The Streptomyces luteogriseus genome includes a window with the following:
- a CDS encoding response regulator transcription factor yields MTGEPIRVLLAEDQGMMRGAPALLLGMEDDIEVVARVAAGDAILDAALAHLPDVALLDIELPGRSGLDAAADLRVRVPGCRVLILTTFGSAGPNPLTARESDALKASADGATVADIAARLHLSESTVRNYLSSAIGKTGTRNRMEALREARRQGRL; encoded by the coding sequence GTGACCGGGGAGCCCATCCGTGTCCTGCTCGCGGAGGACCAGGGCATGATGCGCGGTGCGCCGGCGCTGCTGCTGGGGATGGAGGACGACATCGAGGTCGTCGCCCGGGTGGCCGCGGGCGACGCGATCCTGGACGCGGCCCTCGCGCACCTCCCGGACGTCGCCCTCCTCGACATCGAACTCCCGGGCAGGAGCGGTCTGGACGCCGCCGCCGACCTGCGCGTCCGGGTCCCCGGATGCCGGGTGCTGATCCTCACGACGTTCGGCAGCGCGGGCCCCAACCCCCTCACGGCCCGTGAGAGCGACGCGCTCAAGGCCTCCGCGGACGGCGCGACGGTCGCCGACATCGCCGCCCGACTCCACCTGTCGGAGTCCACGGTCCGCAACTACCTCTCCTCCGCGATCGGCAAGACGGGCACCCGCAACCGCATGGAGGCCCTACGCGAGGCCCGCCGCCAGGGCCGGCTCTGA
- a CDS encoding class I SAM-dependent methyltransferase, protein MDRNIRTVDDVLALLDGLFAPEADRWTGRGADWWDGFYADRSRTVPFFVAKPDESLVAAVERGPAGGGRALDLGCGPGRNALYLAARGFEVDAVDLSSAAVDWARERAREAGAEDVRFHHGDAFALAGGVLTGPYDLVYDSGCFHHLPPHRRVSYLALLERLLAPGGLFGLTCFAAGDGGMGSELSDGDFYREGTGLRGGLAYTPEALRGIFSGLTELGLRRMRDEPEDSEYFGESFLWTALFRRAQGSEPALAAGLA, encoded by the coding sequence ATGGACCGGAACATACGCACCGTCGACGACGTACTCGCCCTGCTCGACGGGCTGTTCGCACCCGAGGCCGATCGGTGGACGGGCCGCGGTGCCGACTGGTGGGACGGCTTCTACGCCGACCGCTCGCGGACGGTGCCGTTCTTCGTGGCGAAACCGGACGAAAGCCTGGTGGCCGCCGTGGAGCGGGGCCCGGCCGGCGGGGGACGGGCGCTCGACCTCGGGTGCGGACCCGGGCGCAACGCGCTGTATCTGGCCGCGCGCGGCTTCGAGGTCGATGCGGTCGACCTGTCCTCGGCAGCCGTCGACTGGGCCCGGGAACGCGCCCGTGAGGCGGGGGCCGAGGACGTACGGTTCCATCACGGGGACGCCTTCGCGCTCGCCGGCGGGGTACTCACCGGACCGTACGACCTCGTCTACGACTCCGGCTGCTTCCACCATCTCCCTCCGCACCGCCGGGTCAGCTACCTCGCCCTGCTGGAACGACTCCTGGCGCCCGGCGGCCTGTTCGGCCTCACCTGCTTCGCCGCCGGGGACGGAGGGATGGGGTCGGAGCTGTCCGACGGTGACTTCTACCGTGAGGGGACGGGCCTGCGGGGCGGACTCGCCTACACGCCCGAGGCGTTGCGTGGGATCTTCTCCGGCCTGACCGAGCTCGGACTGCGGCGGATGCGCGACGAGCCGGAGGACTCGGAGTACTTCGGCGAGTCCTTCCTGTGGACCGCGTTGTTCCGGCGGGCGCAGGGCTCAGAGCCGGCCCTGGCGGCGGGCCTCGCGTAG
- a CDS encoding polysaccharide pyruvyl transferase family protein produces the protein MGRVAVITAPNIGYRNTGMLTVDLAFESLRRRMDTGFDATWYTLHTPETVPLRDGVRGTEFPFRFHPLAEHLDTLRDHDAVVFWGDFLHTRHYLAQDATNRLLDFGFAADRDDARAQLNRALLFADQPDEVLARTVSYGGTILHNTQSDYEDKEYGPLFSRLVTRSHRMWVRDPLSAAKIAHLRRDRTTDHFGSDAALLSRPGDLGHLPATEWSRSVPDGGAIGVFLGARTPIPDWLPGFCQGLSDRLGAPLEWLPWFDREVPPAVSHIAARPGNPTVGDLVGVLPRYRLVVTDTYHLAVNSWGAGTPAVCVGAPEPTPKTHDDYLTLSDVKKHVFHMAYDATDFYLTTEEGYGQDLDRLVQLLEGGGAETVAVRIRDHADHSASSFIRTLTSLLDPPRPDPGP, from the coding sequence CGCCGTCATCACCGCGCCGAACATCGGGTACCGCAACACGGGCATGCTGACCGTGGACTTGGCGTTCGAGTCCCTGCGCCGGCGGATGGACACCGGGTTCGACGCCACCTGGTACACGCTGCACACGCCGGAGACCGTGCCGCTGCGCGACGGTGTGCGCGGCACCGAGTTCCCGTTCCGCTTCCACCCGCTGGCCGAGCACCTCGACACGCTCCGGGACCATGACGCGGTCGTGTTCTGGGGCGACTTCCTGCACACCCGGCACTACCTGGCCCAGGACGCGACGAACCGCCTGCTCGACTTCGGTTTCGCCGCGGACCGGGACGACGCCCGGGCGCAGCTGAACCGCGCCCTGCTGTTCGCGGACCAGCCGGACGAGGTCCTCGCGCGGACCGTCAGCTACGGCGGGACGATCCTGCACAACACGCAGTCCGACTACGAGGACAAGGAGTACGGCCCGCTGTTCTCCCGCCTGGTGACCCGCAGCCACCGGATGTGGGTGCGGGATCCGCTCTCGGCGGCGAAGATCGCGCATCTGCGCCGGGACCGTACGACCGACCACTTCGGTTCGGACGCGGCGCTGCTCTCCCGCCCCGGCGACCTCGGCCACCTTCCGGCCACCGAGTGGTCCCGGTCGGTCCCCGACGGCGGCGCGATCGGCGTCTTCCTGGGGGCCCGGACGCCGATCCCCGACTGGCTGCCCGGCTTCTGCCAGGGTCTGTCCGACCGTCTGGGCGCCCCGTTGGAGTGGCTGCCCTGGTTCGACCGGGAGGTCCCTCCGGCGGTGAGCCACATCGCGGCCCGCCCGGGGAACCCCACCGTCGGCGACCTGGTCGGGGTCCTGCCCCGCTACCGGCTGGTCGTCACCGACACGTACCACCTGGCGGTCAACTCCTGGGGCGCCGGCACCCCCGCGGTGTGCGTGGGCGCGCCCGAGCCGACCCCCAAGACGCACGACGACTATCTGACGCTGAGCGATGTGAAGAAGCACGTCTTCCACATGGCGTACGACGCGACGGACTTCTACCTGACCACCGAGGAGGGGTACGGGCAGGATCTCGACCGGCTCGTACAGCTCCTGGAGGGCGGGGGCGCCGAGACCGTCGCGGTGCGCATCCGCGACCACGCGGACCATTCGGCGTCGTCCTTCATCCGGACGCTGACCTCGCTGCTCGACCCGCCCCGCCCCGACCCGGGCCCGTGA